The sequence below is a genomic window from Cyanobacteriota bacterium.
GGTTATATAACCATTGTCATAGCATTGCAAAGACAGACTCAAGCTCGCAAGGATACGGTAAAATAAACGAAGTATGATTGAACACAGAAAAAAACTTATAATCATCTTAGTCTCTGGATTATTCATTTCTGCTTTTGTTCTTTCTGCTTCCGATATCCATTTTGAAGTAAATAACAACAAACTTGAAGCTGACATCGATCAATACTCTGAAGACAAAGAAAATCTCAGAGCCACCTATCTTTCCAGAATTTCATTACACAAACTAGGAGAAACAGCCATAGGTCTCAAAATGCAACATGCCGGAGCTGCTGTTAGTTATTCAGTTTCTAAAAAAGAAAGTATCAAGCAACGAAAATCATTACAAAAACGCATTCATAGAGATGAATCTGTTTTCTTAGTTTCGGGATATTAGACATCCTGCAAAACTACGTTTTGCTAGTGATGTCGCTTGAAAAAAGATAGCAACCGCAACGCATGTTGCGTGTTGCGTGTTGCTTTTAGGATAATTCCAACTTTCGCAGGAAGTCTATTAATGACCTTTGCAGAGCTGCCGGGAATTAGACCCCAAGGTGCTTAAAAAGGAACTTCTTCGCTAGCAGCATCCATCTCTGAACCAGCCATACTAAGTTCTGGCTCTGAGTAAGGATCGTGTGAGCTCATCGTTTGAGCTGCTCCAGCTGATGCAATTTTATTTGCCAGTGCAACTCTTGAAGCTTCAATAGTAAGCAATCTAACAAGTTTGCCATCGTTACTATTGAATTGATCAATTTGTAATCTGCCACTGACGATAACTCTTACACCAGTAGTAAGTTGAGCTGCAAGATCAGCGAAGTTGTCACCCCAAAGGTTGACTCTCACTGGATATGATTTTTCTTCTTTCGCTCTGCTGTCGTAACGTAACACGTCCATAGTGAAACTGGTCACGGTATTTCCGTTTGTTGTAGTTTTTTGCTCAGCGTTTTTTTTAACAGTACCTGAGAGAGTTGCTTGTGATAAAGACATTTATTACTCCTTTTGAATCTTTAAGTTGGTCAGAATGCCAAGTATCTTGGTCAATCTGCAATGGAAATTACGCAGCTTGTTTTACAGCTGGCATAGTCAAGAGACTAAACCTAAGAACTTGGTTAACTAAACCAAGACTACGTTTAATTTCAGCAATTTGACTTGGCTCAGATGCGATCTCAAGAATAATCTGAAATGTTTCACGTCTCTTGTTGATTTGATAAGCAAGCCTAAAGCTTTGACCTTGATGTGATTTAGTCACCTTGGCACCATATTTACTAAGCACAGCTTCAACATCTCTAATGATTTTTTGAGCTGCTGCTTCGTCTTTTTTGGCTTCCAGTATCAAAAATAATTCGTAATTTCTCATAAGAGTTAATTATATTAACTTTAGTCCTCCAAATGCAAGCCCTACCCAAAAATCTTCGCTTTTGCGCAAAGCGTTACGAAAGTAACGCCGGGTGGTAACAACGTAACGAACGTTACGTTGTTACCACCCGGCGTTAATAATGATAGAATTGTCCAGATGACAAGAAAAAAACAAGCAGATATAGGTATTTTTGGCGGATCCGGTCTTTACGCATTCCTGGATAATGTTAAGGAAGTCACAGTTGAAACACCTTATGGCGCGCCTTCTGACTCGGTCTTTATTGGCGAACATGCTGGCAAAAAGATTGCATTCCTGCCACGACACCAGCGCGAGCACAGAATTCCACCTCACAAAATTAATTACAGGGCCAACGTCTGGGCACTCAAAGAACTCGGTTGCTCGTCGGTCATCTGCCCTTGCGCCGCTGGCTCCCTGCAAACGAATTACAAACCAGGAGATTTTGCAATTGCCGATCAATGGGTTGATAGAACTTCTGGGCGCAAAGATACTTTTTTTGATGGACCAATCACCACGCACGTAAGTCCAGCAGAACCTTATACGCCTGAGTTACGCAAACTTGCTGTTGAAGCGGCGCGCGAAAACAATATCACAGTGCATGACGGCGGTACTATCGTGGTAATCAACGGACCGCGCTTCTCATCAAAAGCAGAGTCAGAGTGGTTTCACAAAATGGGCTGGCAAATAATCAATATGACTCAATACCCAGAAGCTCACCTAGTGCGCGAAGCTGGCATGGCTTGCGTTAATATTTCACTAATCACAGACTACGACTCTGGCGTGCACACCGGCACTGAGCCAGTGAGCCACGGTGCTGTAATGGAAGTCTTTGGACAGAACATCGATAAGCTACGCAAGATGCTCTTCTCATTAATAGAAAAAATCCCTGTTGACGAGTTTTATGGTGCTGATAAAGTGCTTGAAAACAGTAGGTTTTGAGACACAAGTGGTATGATGATAGTATCATTTGATACTATCATGCATCAACCGCCTTACCAAATCACCAGCAAAACAACTAATCTCATTGCAGAGATCTCAGAAATCATTGGCAAAATCAAAGCTGAACATCTCAGCAACAATAGCCCTGAACTTCGAAAAAAAAACCGTATCAAAACTATTCATGGTTCACTAGCTATTGAGGGTAACTCACTTAGTATTGAACAAGTCTCTGCAGTGATTGATGAGCAAACGGTGCTTGGTCCTATCAAGGACATAAAGGAAGTACAAAACGCAATTCAAGCCTACAAAGAAATTCCTAATTATAAATTTAATTCAATCAAGTCATTATTGAAGGCACATAAATATTTAATGCATAGTTTGATAAGTGATCCAGGTAAAATCAGAACCACTAATGTCGGCATAATGAAAGGCTCCAAAGTCACTCATGTAGCGCCACAACCCAAGATGCTTGATAAATTAATGACTGAGCTTTTTGAATACCTCAAAAAAAGTCCTGATCATCTTTTGATCAAAAGCTCTGT
It includes:
- a CDS encoding single-stranded DNA-binding protein, whose product is MSLSQATLSGTVKKNAEQKTTTNGNTVTSFTMDVLRYDSRAKEEKSYPVRVNLWGDNFADLAAQLTTGVRVIVSGRLQIDQFNSNDGKLVRLLTIEASRVALANKIASAGAAQTMSSHDPYSEPELSMAGSEMDAASEEVPF
- the rpsF gene encoding 30S ribosomal protein S6, with the translated sequence MRNYELFLILEAKKDEAAAQKIIRDVEAVLSKYGAKVTKSHQGQSFRLAYQINKRRETFQIILEIASEPSQIAEIKRSLGLVNQVLRFSLLTMPAVKQAA
- a CDS encoding S-methyl-5'-thioadenosine phosphorylase, with protein sequence MTRKKQADIGIFGGSGLYAFLDNVKEVTVETPYGAPSDSVFIGEHAGKKIAFLPRHQREHRIPPHKINYRANVWALKELGCSSVICPCAAGSLQTNYKPGDFAIADQWVDRTSGRKDTFFDGPITTHVSPAEPYTPELRKLAVEAARENNITVHDGGTIVVINGPRFSSKAESEWFHKMGWQIINMTQYPEAHLVREAGMACVNISLITDYDSGVHTGTEPVSHGAVMEVFGQNIDKLRKMLFSLIEKIPVDEFYGADKVLENSRF
- a CDS encoding Fic family protein, which translates into the protein MMIVSFDTIMHQPPYQITSKTTNLIAEISEIIGKIKAEHLSNNSPELRKKNRIKTIHGSLAIEGNSLSIEQVSAVIDEQTVLGPIKDIKEVQNAIQAYKEIPNYKFNSIKSLLKAHKYLMHSLISDPGKIRTTNVGIMKGSKVTHVAPQPKMLDKLMTELFEYLKKSPDHLLIKSSVVHYELEFIHPFIDGNGRLGRLWQTVILYNYSEIFEFVPIESLIKLKQKQYYAVLESCDKEAHSTLFIEFMLEIILEALAETYSSTRPQDLNAQSRLIQAQQAFAGQWFSRKDYMAILRDISTATASRDLKQGLESKVLQKKGEARMVEYKFRCK